In the genome of Harmonia axyridis chromosome 4, icHarAxyr1.1, whole genome shotgun sequence, the window ACGATTTGCAGACGATCATAGACAAGAATGGCGGTATGGCACCCATAACGTATCATCAGTTTTTAGATGTGTTATCTTCTATGGGCACTCCGGATGAACCTATCCCTGAGCCATTCAAGTCAGACACTAGGGACGATCTGAAGACACCCTTCATGAACAATCACGATTACGAATTTGGAGTGCCCTCATTGGAGCAATTAGGATTCGATACTTTGGCATTGCCACCACCAGTATGGATAGGAGGTATTTGTTTCTACTTTTTCTATAGTTCTTTCATTTCTAatagtgaaatgaaaaaatattttttctctagtCGGCTCTAGCTACTGTTGTAGGTATAAGAAATTTCttgaacatttttcattacaaaCTCAATAACCTTCAAAATTCATCATACTTGCATGATGATCCTTGCTCTACAATCACTACAGCGTGCTTGTTTTAAGTTCGCAGTCCTTTCTCGATGCCAGGGAACAATTTCCAtggcaaaataaaaaaatcgaacagGAGAGAATGAGGGTGATTCCTCAGAGCCGTATCTATTATTGAGCCGGTGGCAATATATTTGTCAGCGCCATAGATAAACCCTTTTCGTCTTTATTGGACGTCTATAAAGACGGCTGTGGATAAActagattagtttgtctatggacaacgccccccattttcgaagtTTCACTGAAGCTTTATcgtttttcgaatttcaaaattcataaaaaaagaatgatagatgtgacaactttgatgcccgccactcacgaagcgtttcttccagcgtttggtagctagcgtcgaagagattccagtcagacagctcgggacacggccgtacgactgtaaatcagagtatgaacttgactgcccgactggaatctcttcgacgctagctaccaaacgctggaagaaacgcttcgtgagtggcgggcattagggATATCTcatattaaaactgaatttattCTCTTTGGAAACCTCAACaatgatttcgaattcgaaatgCAAAGCGATATTTTTAACCTGAACACTTCAAATGGAAATAATGAGTCCTGGaatattgcaataattattgacacattttttggcaaaattcgattttattattcaacatagttgcctttggaggcaatacagcgattataagcgatcttccaacttttcgataccatttttgtaatacgatttgtcttttgcttcaaaaaaggcttcagtttcggcgatttcttcttcaatggcgctaaatttctctccagcgagcattcttttgtggtctgagaacagaaaaatgtcgctgggggccagatctggcgaatacggtggatacagaagcaattcgaaggcCAATTCATGCAActtttccattgttttcattgatttgtgacacggcttattgtcttgatgaaacagcaactttttttcttcaaattgggccgtttttaacgatttcatcctttaaatgatccaataacgctatacatataataatcgctgttgatggtctggccctttagaaggtaatcaatgaatattatactgaTGTCttaactttgccagctgactgttgtgtttttcctcgctttgtattcggttcatcgtatacagtccactcagctggctgtcgattggactccggagtgaattgatggagccatgtttcatccattgtcacatatcgaagcgaaaattcaggtttattgcacttaaatatCTTTAAAccctgctcagaatcattaacaagttgttgcttttgatggattgtgagctcgcgcgacacccattttgcacacagctttctcatgtacaaatattcgtgaatgatatgatgtacactttcagatgatatcttcgcaatgtctgctatctcgatcaaattcactttacggtcattcaaaattattttgtgaacttttttaattttttcgtcggGGCGTTCactacgttcgccgtcttcggtgttcgtttcaccacatttaaacttagcatacccaatcaatgatggtttaatttcctggtgcagaccccggaaactcttcatcgagccaagattttgcttcaactgtatttttttcattcgaaaagcaatatttatcagcacataatagtaatttacgtaacaagtccggaaaatagggtttttttggacgaatagacaaaattccaggacgagcgtaagcgagtcctgaaagtctgtgagtccaaaaaaaccattttcgggcgtgttgcgtacaatattttttcggcaaccaagtaaaataacactatcgctgctgctttccatattttattgcgattgcgatcaaaaaacatgcaaatttttgacaactaattttatatgaactgtcagccgttatctcggttgctatggtttctatgattcttttccggcctagtccgggaagtacgtactttccggactaggccgggaaatgctactttctcagagaaaaagcgtccgggaagtgagcacttcccagacggttgccgaaaaaattattttttttacatctttttcaaataacaaaagtagctacactcacaacgcaatatctcgcaAACTAATGGCCGGACTGCTTTCAAATTTGATACGTaccgtttgaaggttggtactaactaaaattcatatggatttaatactagcaccgccatctgagcatcagaccggggacttttcaattggcctaatatctcGTATTAAAGCTTAAATTATTCTCTCTTTGGAAACCTCaacaatgattttgaattcgaaattgaaagtgatatttttaacttgaacacttcaaatgaggaaaaatgaGTCCTGGAATATTGCAACAATTAATATCTCTCTGACTCGACCGCGGCATGTGTCAATaacatcccaagtttcaataaattctgcaGATTGATAAGTTCTGACgttggtttcattatttccatgaatatggaAACTCACCCTGTAACTTTCTGAGGAAATAAGGCAGAAATTAATCTTTTATAGTCAATTTGTACTCCCCTAGTCCTACTCTAACTCTGATAACTGATAAGGGTATGTGCAATTACTTCCgggacattattattatttgttttatttttctagGAGAAAGTGAAGCCCTGAAAAGACTCGAACGACACTTGGACAGGAAAGCTTGGGTAGCCTCTTTTGGCATGCCCAAGATGACCCCTCAATCGTTATTATCCTCCAGAACCGGCCTTTCCCCCTACCTCAGATTCGGTTGTTTATCAACCAGATTATTTTACTATCGACTCACCGATCTCTACAGAAAAATAAAGAACGCCCGACCTCCCTTGTCTCTTCATGGTCAATTACTGTGGAGGGAATTCTTCTATTGCGCTGCCACGAAAAACCCAAACTTCGACAAGATGTTGGGAAACCCGATCTGTGTGCAGATACCATGGGATCATAATGCTGAAGCTCTGGCCAAATGGGCGAATGTAAGTCTTCTTGGTTTGTTATTATCAATTTATGCACGGAGTGCAGACTGAAAACTATAGATCCTTATAATTAACTGCTATGGAATCTCATATATGcatattattttcaaactgCATGTCCTCATAAAAATAGAGCTTTCATCCCAGGAATCGGATTGAAACAGATAGGAGTTTGTATGAAAACGCAtccaaatatactaactgacaaagaaagtGCAACACCCAAGGGAGctgtttaataaatttgttgataatgtatttgttcaccgcgattatctatacactccccaacacgtcacaagcttcatgtctcagagccgccaaagtccgtgggggctggggtaaattacCCATGATGTCcgaacatgctctatgggcgaaagatcggggaatctgggcggccatcacaaaagattcacatgagtcgcttcgaaaaagttcaaactaactctggcaacatgaggtctgGCATTATttcgctgaaatattggattctcgagcctgttaaggtaagggagaacatatggctccactattccttcaaggtaacgcagcgctgttctgttacctcgaataaagacctacttgcatgtgcaatagcacctcataccataacgcctactgttcaGTGTACATGAccctcaacatcaaactgaggttcacgtctttctccccgacgtcgtctaacccttcttcggccattatgtgcacccaaggataAACGAccattcatcagaaaagacgacctgatgccattgcacattccaatgttgacgttctctgcaccactcaaatcgttgccggcgatgctcaaccgtcagaggtaacacaagatggggtcgataaagctgcagtccaaaaaaaaaaagaccgCTTGCAGTCTTCACGGGGGTAGTCCTGGGAAAGACAGATTATGTAtttggttctgagaagaaccgtttgccaaactaggtcTGTTTGGTACGCACCATCCTTTTTTGTAGAGATAATATCACCTCTACGAGGCCATACAACATCAATGGTCAAAAATACGGAACATTTCATAGAAACCATGCGCACACAGGAAATCTTCAACGAGGATACCATGGCAAGCTTCGACATATCCAGCTTGTTCAAAAATGATCCTGGCCTGTGCTTGCTCCCTTGTATCCGATCAATACGCCAAAAGCCGATAAGGGCAGTTTAAGCATTGTTTTTACTATGTATTCAATACCAAtgtcttgtttttttttaaatgcaatTTCTGTCATTAATGTTCAGTTAGTAATGTATCTCCAGTATAATGCTAATGAATTATTCTTTAAAAGTGTACGATGTTGGCAAAAATCACcatccataaaaaaataatacaatccTTATGAACACAATTTTTGCAGTATCCTTGTTTCATGACAGCACACATTTCTAAATCCAcgattttataatatatttcttaGTTTTTAAGACTGAATCGACATCATTATTCCTTGCAAATTAAATAAGAGATCtcattcaaattgttttttcactTCCATCCGTCATTTTAGGGTCAAACTGGATTTCCTTGGATAGATGCCATCATGACCCAATTGAGACAGGAAGGGTGGATTCACCATTTAGCCAGACACGCTGTGGCGTGTTTTCTCACCAGGGGAGATCTCTGGATTTCTTGGGAGGAAGGAATGAAGGTTTGATATGcattcttaacgaaaaatttatttcattttgtttaatttcatcATCAGTTTAATTTATACTGAAAATTTAGTTCCAAGTTTACTTTAGAAACCATTTTGAGTACGCTGCAGCAATATGTGTACACATACAGGGACAGAACAGGGTACACATACAGGTCTAGCTCccacatttcaaaatatcaaggtgGAGTAACGAGTGGTCACAGAGGGGTGTGAatcagtggcggctcgtgagcTTTCATTCAGAGGAGGCCAAGCAAAAAAAATAGGTATACCACTAGTGTATTACTTGTTGAAGATAAATGCAATCATTTCCGCAGAtgtttcacaatttttgaataattcaccaTCATCATAAACAGTTATTAATTCATTACGTAGTGCTATTGGGTCAAAGAAAGAATAATGATTTACTAGAGAGCCAAATAATGTTTCCGGAAATTCCTtacaatatgaattgaatttgtCTTTCCTAACTAAATCGAAAAACTCTAATTTATCTAAATCTGAAAACCTGATTCGAATTTGATTGTTAATTGTatctaaaatttcattaaatatttggCGATAATTTTGTATTACATTTGGGAGATTAAAGGTAGTTTCTCTTCTTTTTGACTGCGGCTCATCGGCATGagattaatttcattatttctaaaATCTTGCAATGTGTTCATTAATGTGATCAAGCGTTTTTTGGCATATGAAATATCCGTCATTTTattctgtaaaattgaaaatactacGTCAGTGTGTTCgaaaatgaatttgaatgtatgtaaaagaaaaatgaattctGGATCATTAAGATATTTCTTCAACCCAATCGCTTCTCTGATTGTCTGCTGATCATGTTTGAAATCTTCGTGGTTtataaaatggtcaaaaacttctATTAACTTGTCCCTGTTTGAAAATACTGTGAAAACAATCCTAGATGTAAAATTCCACCTTCAAATGCGGCACATTTGATGGTAATCGATTGGACCCTACTGCATTGAGAACCTCTGTTCTTTTAGaagatttggaaaaaaataaagaaaaaccagacaaatttgcaaaaaaaattttacattcttTGATACTACCCGAGCAAGCTTTACTTAACACTAAATTTAGTGCGTGAGCATAGCAATGCGTGAAAAGTGCCTGAGGGGCGATATTTTTAATGTTTGCCTGCAGTCCATTTAAATGACCTGCCATAACTGAAGCTCCATCATACGTCTGcgctatcaattttttttctaaatttaatTTGTTGAACGTTTCtgtcaaaaatttgaataaggaATCGGCAGTTCGACCTGCGTCTGCAAAAAATCCTGCAAATCTTTCAACTATTTGCCCCTCCTTATTTACATATCTAAAAACTATGGACAACTGCGAGCTACATGTAATGTCTACCGTTTCATCTGCTTGCCAGGCAAAAAACAATGAATTTTGCAATTCCGCCTCAATTTTACTCCGCGCTACAAAACTAACCGCTTCGATCAAATAGTTTTGAATAGATTTTGACGTCCCAGAGAAAACAGTGGCatcattcaaaaacttttctaattttgaatcataGCGGCTAATGAAACACAATAGCTCTTCAAAATTTCCCCTATTATCCGAATCTACACTTTCATCATGTCCTCTAAACGGcaattcttgaaaacaaaggaACATAACTGCGTCAAGtaatcttttcaaaatatccctGTTTTCTTTGACCTTTTCGTTATGATCTATGATAGTTTGCCTATGACCCTGATCAAGTGAATTCACAATATTGAGTTTTCCgaacaatttaaatttaattgatgcgcctaaatgagattttgatctgccatgtctttcaatagacctctgtaaattttttaaatccgaataCCCTAATTTTGACCACACATTGTTTTCTGAATCGTCGGAGAAAagtaaacaaaaccaacaaaataattCATTCCGAACTGTACTTCCGGTCAGCCACTCGCATTTATTGTACCATTGGACGCAGAAGGAACGATTATGCCTGGAATTGACAATTAAATTTTGCATAGCAGGCTGAGGTGTTTTTATAGTtttggtaatgaaaattttgtcatcgtaaggcatttggctgaactttttaatcaaaataaattctacaatatcttcagtaactctgagttccctactgacactatcattttcatttctagtttccgacgtttccgtttccatttttctcgataaaatatatctgaatagcCAGCCAATATCCTTCCTTACCTACAAACTTTGCCGAACAATCCTAACACGAAACCACAAACCACACGCCGAAAGGAATAAAAAGTACTGACCTATCTTTATCTTTCCCTAATTCTGGCGCTAATAAACAGAAACAGCTGATATAGACCCATCGTTAATCGCCGTGGATCATGTTCGGGCCGTTTGGGTTAAACGAATATTTATGCTTACGGTCAACGGAGACAGGGCCTCCGTCACGTGATATCCAGCTCGAATTTAGAGTGGCCGGAGCTTCGTATCggaagaaatttgaaattctacgttCAAGACAAACGCGACTAGAGAGGAATTGGGCCTCCGCGACCCGCGTCTGGAGTCTGCTGTATTCTTTAGCGCATCGCATGCCTGTAGTACGGTGCAGCGATGCGCAATCTTCTCAGTTTTGGAGTCTGTTGCGGAGAATgtataaatatgatgaaatattggggtaaaaagtatccagaaatttgaatattctattgatttagGTTAACATAATATAGTTGGACTTGAACTAAGAATTAAATATAATGCGGTAAAATTTGGGGAGGCCCGGCCTCCTCTGCCTCCTCTGAGCGGCCGCCACTGGTGTGAATGGGCGTCTATTATACAGTCTCCTTCTCGTTCTGCGTGGAAACATGCTTCTAAGCTTCGTATCCTAGACACTTAAGAGCTCAGAGCAATAAAATACATGCCCTGCTCCATATAAGGTAATGGTTGGTCTGGGCCAAAAACCGATATGGTGATTACTATTACAGGCTAGAATCAcacataaattttttcattcaaacatTTGAGACACTTGAGATGACCTGACCTATTGACCTCAGATGAGGATAAAAAGATCTTTTCATTGAAAGAGTCCTCATCTCGCTGAATTGGGTGTATTGAAGTCTTTTGCTAATAAACTAATTAGcttatagaaaataattttgtatGCTATTATAATAAAACCAACTTTTcttaaataaaacaaaagtgaGTTTGTGATCAGTACTGTGAAGAGCTAGACCGTTGAGATGTGGAAGCTACCCGTAACTAACGTACATTAGAGTTGTTTTCCAATCCCAATAAATTTCCAGGTATTCGAGGAATTACTCCTGGACGCAGATTGGTCGGTGAATGCGGGAACCTGGATGTGGTTATCCTGCTCTAGTTTCTTCCAACAATTCTCCCACTGTTATTGTCCCGTCAAGTTTGGAAGGAAAGCCGATCCAAACGGGGATTACATCAGGTTTGTCCTCTATAAGCGAACTGAAATATGTCAAAATTAATAAGGTCAAGCAGTATACAGGGTGGGGCATGCATGGTCGATGGTACCCCAGACTCTTACGAAGAACGGAAGGTatgattttcttgaaaattgaatCTTGGGTAAGAACCAAATAAACCAaagaaccaaagaaaataaaatttcttttcgaaaacttctattaggccaattgaaaattccctagtctgatgcacagatggtggtgctagtattaaatccatatgatttttagtaccAACCTTAAACAATAcaagtcaaaatttgacagtagtccgaccattagtttgtgagatattgcattgtcagtgtagctacttttgttatttgaaaaaagatgaaaaaaaacaatttcgtgtgctgataaaatattgctttttgaagggaaaaaatacagttgaagcaaaatcttggcttgatgaagagtttccgggatctgcaccaggaaaatcaaccatcattgattgatatgctaagtttaaacgtggagaaatgagcaccgaagacggcgaacgcagtagaTGCCCAAAAggggctgtcaccgacgaaaatatcaaaaaagttcacaaaataattttgaatgaccgtaaagtgaagtagatcgagatagcagaccttgtaaagatatcatctgaacgtgtacatcatatcattcacgaatatttgtgcatgagaaagctgtgtgcaaaatgggtgccgcgcgagctcacaatcgatcaaaagcaacaacgtgttaatgattctgagcagtgtttgaagctgtttaaatgcaataaacctgaatttttgtttcGATATGTGacgatggatgaaacatggctctgtaatttcactccggagttcaatcgagagtcagctgagtggacagcACAagtgaaccgaatccaaagcgaggaaaaacacaacagtcagctggcaagattatgacatgagtattctgggatgcgcaaggtatattcgttgataacctccaaaagggccagaccatcaatagcgattattatatagcgttattggatcgtttaaaggatgaaatttttaaaaaatggccccatttgaagaatgaaaaggtgctgtttcatcaagacaatgagccgtgtcaaaaatcaatgaatggcaaaattgcatgaattgggcttcgaattgcttctgcatccaccttattcgccagatctggccctcaacGACTTTTTccagttctcagacctcaaaagaatgctcgctggaaagaaattcagcgccaatgaagaagtaatcgccgaaactgaggcctattttgaagcgaaagacaaatcgtaatacaaaaatggtatcgaaaagttggaagatcgctataatcgctgtatcgccgtcGATGGCAACTAtggtgaataataaaatcgaattttgccaacaAAATGtcttttactatggtagaccggggacttttcaattggcctgttatctaTATATCTAATACATCTTGAAATGACATACATCATAAGATGTAtgtcatttcatttgaaaaacgcAGTTTTTATCATTTCAATGCGTCTCGTTGATGCCTGTGATTTCAAAAAACCCTGCATTTTATTGCACATAAATGATACACTGGATATTGGTAATACACCcaaaatttcagctttctaggattccaaataccgaagtgatgaatgtttaattgaagCTATGTTTTGCTAGATAGGATCAAGGGAGTTAATGCATAATTAATCAAGAGGCTACGtcaaaccgaaaaaagtaataatatgcagggtgttctatttgaaatattaaagctgttagtactttttgatataagcggcaacactacagcgctgaaaatatttaagatcgatagagcagtggttcctacccaagaaaccaaattttcaataaaatcgtaccttcccttctccgtaaaagtctagggtaccatcgaccgtggccCATCCTGTAGTGATTCGATAACATTGAATTCCAGAAAATACATAAGCGTTCTGAGAAACATGCCAATAAAATACATTCACGATCCGTGGACTGCGCCAGATACGGTCCAGAAAGCAGCGAAATGTGTGATAGGAAAAGATTACCCACTGCCGATGGTGAACCATGCTTTGGTCAGCAGGATCAATGTACAGCGTATGAAGCAAGTATATCGACAACTCAAGAATTatcagaatatcgaaaatagtGATGAATATGGGACTCAATTATCGGGAAATTGTAAAAGTTCTAATCAATTTGTACATACCTGATCAGATGTTAATAAGGAAGATGAATAATAATTGGAAATGTGTTTCATTTTCTATTCTCCACTCCACATAACTTTCCTAGAAAAGCCGATGTTTCTGGAATTAGATACAAAACAGATACTATTTGGGATccataaaaattgtttattagcTAGAGTTATTTTTGCacctaaatatattataatgcCAGCTGAAGTCAGCTTCTTCTACAGAgataatttcttgaaaaaactaTGATTATCTTTTAATTTCTTAGAAACAGAATCTGCAAATAACTCTTCTCATAAtgttcaaatttattcattatgtCAATTCAATACAAGAAATTTACTTCAAAAGTAGCAAACACAGAAGTAGTCAAATTAATTAAGTTTTATATTTGCAATACAAAAGTAAAAATGTAATATGCAATTggtaaaatacaaaaataaatcatAACCAATAACTATATCAATTTCAGTAAAACTTTAGAATAAAATACAACTACATTCACAAATATAacaattttgaaggatcataaTTAATGAGAGCATCTTGCAGATTGTaagaaaatatagttttttataaaatttttgcaTAATAACTATTACTGTTGGAGCGCCATATTTGACCATGCAAAATAGTGAATCCAAACAATTACAAATGATGACTGTTTAAAATATCGATTTAAATACGATTGCTGCTACGTCTTCAATAAAACGTCTCTATTAGAAAACTCTGTTCCGTTACGATGGATCATTCTTCAAATACTTCCTGATtccaatgaaaacaaaatatctAAATCTTTAATGAAATCTTCATCTCCTAAAAATTTTATACTTACTTCAATAATAATCTCACAAAAacagataataaaattaatttatagcATTGCAGTTAaggattttttgaattttgctaCAACGTTTAAAAGAATTTCTTTTTACAAAATGTTTGAGCTTAATATGTTGTTTACAGTTCTTCATTTTGTCAAGTGTGTTTTGtgtgatttttataataacATAATCAAGAACAGAATATgtcataaatatctaattataaATGGAATTGCAACAATCCCTGTAAACAGActattgaaatgatcaattcctGATACTATGTTGTGTAGTCTCAGGAcataactaattttttcatttctcaatTGGCTAAGTTCAAAGAAATAGATTATCATGCTTCAA includes:
- the LOC123678202 gene encoding cryptochrome-1-like, whose translation is MNENERADLHSGNYSIGMASKEKDKHTVHWFRKGLRFHDNPALQAGLRNAKTFRCVFVLDPWFAGSSNVGINKWRFLLQCLDDLDRSLKKFNSRLFVVRGQPADALPKLFKAWGTTCLSFEEDPEPFGQVRDNNIIALCNELGITVVQRVSHTLYDLQTIIDKNGGMAPITYHQFLDVLSSMGTPDEPIPEPFKSDTRDDLKTPFMNNHDYEFGVPSLEQLGFDTLALPPPVWIGGESEALKRLERHLDRKAWVASFGMPKMTPQSLLSSRTGLSPYLRFGCLSTRLFYYRLTDLYRKIKNARPPLSLHGQLLWREFFYCAATKNPNFDKMLGNPICVQIPWDHNAEALAKWANGQTGFPWIDAIMTQLRQEGWIHHLARHAVACFLTRGDLWISWEEGMKVFEELLLDADWSVNAGTWMWLSCSSFFQQFSHCYCPVKFGRKADPNGDYIRKYISVLRNMPIKYIHDPWTAPDTVQKAAKCVIGKDYPLPMVNHALVSRINVQRMKQVYRQLKNYQNIENSDEYGTQLSGNCKSSNQFVHT